One genomic region from Desertibacillus haloalkaliphilus encodes:
- a CDS encoding NUMOD4 domain-containing protein — protein sequence MIHLYDPRTNIITETSYDYLEELTGLKRGTLVSYRSIGNKIRNINCYILSSDTTVQQRKAWYEKEVYEGEYWKVIKGSDEKFLISNYGRFKRVYKSKTGFLLPFLHRKRGNLLIKVRYNGIYKSHKITTLVGRHFIGEPKPGEVLRHKNGIKTDDFVGNLEYIPNSTLGKLTGGISTSKPVVQLDKDTKELIAEFRSAREAGRNCFLSYQAVLDNCNHKRSSSGGWVFMFAEEYEKSLLSDGPMIAT from the coding sequence ATGATTCACCTTTATGATCCAAGGACAAACATTATAACTGAAACATCCTATGACTATTTGGAAGAGTTGACTGGCCTAAAGAGAGGAACATTGGTGAGCTATCGAAGTATTGGCAATAAAATACGTAACATCAATTGCTACATACTTAGCAGTGACACTACAGTACAACAGCGTAAAGCTTGGTATGAGAAAGAAGTGTATGAGGGTGAATATTGGAAAGTGATCAAAGGTTCAGACGAAAAGTTTCTCATATCAAATTATGGTCGATTTAAGAGAGTTTATAAAAGTAAGACAGGTTTTTTGTTGCCTTTCCTACACAGAAAAAGAGGTAATTTATTGATAAAGGTTAGATACAACGGCATTTACAAATCTCATAAAATTACAACATTGGTAGGCAGGCACTTCATCGGAGAACCAAAACCGGGTGAAGTGCTGCGTCACAAAAACGGAATCAAAACGGATGATTTTGTCGGGAACCTTGAATATATACCAAACTCTACTCTAGGGAAGCTCACTGGCGGGATATCCACGAGTAAACCAGTGGTCCAACTTGATAAAGACACGAAAGAATTAATAGCAGAGTTTAGATCCGCAAGAGAGGCAGGTCGCAATTGCTTCTTATCTTATCAAGCTGTTTTAGACAATTGTAATCATAAAAGAAGCAGCAGCGGTG
- a CDS encoding Holliday junction resolvase RecU — MAINYANRGKHLEVLVDHSNVQYKRKGWARIDKVPTPVKVRRQNKLGRITDGWFEKKSTVDYAGISHGRSIVFDAKSTKIDKRFDLKNLEEHQYQYLKDCHHQGAISFVLVEFSRKKEIYILPFEKLEIWWISAQGGGRKSIPYEFFLTECDLVSQGRGVPLDYLKVVM; from the coding sequence ATGGCGATTAACTATGCAAATCGAGGGAAACATTTAGAAGTCCTTGTGGACCATTCTAATGTCCAGTACAAGCGGAAAGGGTGGGCACGAATAGATAAAGTGCCTACCCCAGTGAAAGTAAGAAGACAAAACAAATTAGGGCGTATTACGGACGGTTGGTTTGAAAAGAAATCGACCGTCGATTATGCCGGTATATCTCATGGACGGTCCATTGTCTTTGATGCCAAAAGCACAAAGATTGATAAACGGTTTGATTTAAAGAATTTAGAGGAGCATCAATATCAGTATCTAAAAGATTGTCACCATCAAGGTGCAATATCATTTGTACTCGTTGAATTTTCGAGGAAAAAGGAAATTTATATACTGCCGTTTGAGAAATTGGAGATATGGTGGATCAGTGCCCAGGGTGGAGGGAGAAAGAGTATCCCTTATGAATTCTTCCTAACTGAATGTGACCTTGTAAGCCAAGGCAGAGGGGTACCGTTAGATTATTTGAAGGTTGTGATGTAA
- a CDS encoding dUTP diphosphatase, producing MNLERLFQMQRHLDEHIEQEHPLAPGEDRFAEKVLALQVEMAELANETRCFKYWSNKPSSDQETILEEYVDGVHFLLSIGNDIGVTELIIQKDCVMDTMAKTFSKLMANAEIMVTSKEMMPQFIQSDWKALFSMYIGLGEVYLGFTWEQIERAYIEKNQVNHERQENGY from the coding sequence GTGAATTTAGAAAGACTGTTCCAAATGCAAAGGCATCTGGATGAACATATCGAGCAAGAACATCCGTTGGCTCCAGGTGAAGATCGTTTTGCAGAAAAGGTATTAGCTTTACAGGTTGAAATGGCCGAGTTAGCAAACGAAACGCGCTGTTTTAAGTATTGGAGTAACAAACCATCAAGCGATCAAGAAACGATCCTTGAGGAATATGTAGACGGGGTCCATTTCCTGTTAAGCATCGGCAATGACATCGGCGTAACAGAGCTTATCATCCAAAAAGATTGCGTTATGGATACGATGGCCAAAACATTTTCTAAGTTGATGGCAAACGCTGAAATTATGGTCACGTCTAAAGAAATGATGCCTCAATTCATACAAAGTGATTGGAAAGCGTTGTTTTCAATGTATATCGGTCTTGGTGAAGTGTATTTAGGGTTTACTTGGGAACAGATCGAACGAGCTTACATAGAGAAGAATCAAGTAAACCACGAGCGTCAAGAAAACGGATATTAA
- a CDS encoding DUF6011 domain-containing protein has product MVDHYCKRCGRKLHDKVSISRGYGSTCFEKIQSHPDLIYLLEFGSPEESEYEKYHSLLQKQIEKRLAN; this is encoded by the coding sequence ATGGTCGATCATTACTGCAAACGCTGTGGAAGGAAGCTACATGACAAGGTCAGCATCAGTCGCGGTTATGGGTCCACATGCTTCGAGAAAATCCAATCACATCCTGATTTAATTTATTTACTCGAGTTTGGATCACCGGAAGAGAGTGAGTATGAAAAATACCATTCTCTTCTCCAAAAACAAATTGAAAAACGATTAGCGAATTAG
- a CDS encoding ATP-binding protein, translating into MKAVADLIGANTNTDFDQLIQSQRKVDEFVCSGCNELVEVIEAPILFGPDKGEWMTGQRGCKCDDIKIGKETKKNLLSGKAGVLFRDNSLINPALENASFENFETNTQDLYKAKQQSEDYVRSFDPKAPKNLIFQGVFGTGKSHLSMSICRSLKEQGYAAVFISTPKLLTKIRSTYNKNSKYSEEQIITAIAEADLVVFDDIGAEGDIEGWGMQKLFELIDQRSGKNNVYTTNLSSNEFETTKSLRRIFSRMMDNANPIILNGMDYRRRHFKKES; encoded by the coding sequence GTGAAAGCAGTGGCCGATCTGATAGGGGCGAATACCAATACGGATTTTGATCAGTTGATTCAAAGTCAGCGAAAAGTTGATGAATTTGTTTGCTCTGGGTGCAATGAGTTAGTCGAGGTCATAGAAGCTCCAATCCTGTTTGGACCCGATAAAGGCGAGTGGATGACCGGTCAAAGAGGTTGTAAGTGCGATGATATAAAAATCGGCAAAGAAACAAAAAAGAATCTTTTATCCGGTAAGGCGGGAGTTTTATTTCGAGACAACAGCTTGATCAATCCAGCACTCGAAAATGCATCCTTCGAGAATTTTGAAACGAATACACAGGATCTCTACAAGGCTAAACAGCAATCAGAAGATTATGTCCGATCATTTGATCCTAAAGCACCTAAAAACTTAATTTTTCAAGGTGTATTCGGTACAGGAAAAAGCCATTTGTCGATGTCAATTTGCAGATCGTTAAAAGAGCAAGGGTATGCAGCAGTTTTCATTTCTACACCCAAGTTGTTAACAAAAATCCGATCGACATACAACAAAAACAGCAAATATTCAGAGGAGCAAATTATAACGGCGATAGCGGAAGCTGATTTAGTGGTGTTTGATGATATCGGTGCCGAGGGAGATATTGAAGGCTGGGGAATGCAAAAGCTATTTGAATTGATTGATCAACGCTCCGGCAAGAACAACGTGTATACGACGAACTTAAGCTCAAATGAATTTGAAACGACCAAATCACTTCGTCGTATTTTCTCCAGGATGATGGATAACGCAAATCCAATCATTTTGAACGGTATGGATTATCGAAGAAGGCATTTCAAAAAGGAGTCGTGA
- the ssb gene encoding single-stranded DNA-binding protein — protein sequence MINRVILVGRLTRDPELKYTPNGVAVANFTLAVNRPFSNQQGEREADFINVVVWRKQAENATEYLKKGSLAGVDGRFQSRSYENNNGQKVFVVELVAESVQFLEPKSSNGSGGNQNNNQGSRNGIFSQNDLSHDPFTNNGQPIDIKDDDLPFNLADDRQCA from the coding sequence ATGATAAATAGAGTTATCTTGGTTGGTCGTCTGACTCGCGATCCTGAGCTGAAATACACGCCAAATGGAGTCGCAGTCGCTAACTTTACACTGGCGGTCAACCGCCCCTTCTCCAATCAGCAAGGGGAAAGGGAAGCGGATTTCATTAACGTCGTTGTATGGAGAAAGCAAGCCGAGAACGCGACAGAGTATCTCAAGAAAGGGAGTTTAGCTGGTGTAGATGGCAGATTCCAGAGCAGAAGTTATGAAAATAATAATGGACAGAAAGTATTCGTTGTTGAATTGGTAGCAGAAAGTGTTCAGTTCCTGGAACCCAAAAGCTCGAACGGATCGGGCGGAAATCAAAACAATAACCAAGGTTCAAGAAACGGAATTTTTTCGCAGAATGATTTAAGTCATGATCCATTCACTAACAATGGACAACCTATCGACATTAAAGACGATGACCTACCTTTTAATTTGGCAGATGATCGCCAGTGCGCGTGA
- a CDS encoding RecT family recombinase, translated as MSEQEHQNNARNELVGAEKHELQNKPNGALLQFSPEKVQVLKNTVAKGATDDELEMFLHLASRYQLDPFAKEIWFLKRPKKVKDSRGNWDYKRLPSGEIDYEGVEPIIMTSRDGYVKVAQTDPDFEELNSFEIRSKDKFSFNPMTKEIQHELGAERGHITGAWAICKRKGREPAMIVVDFQEYKNAAGKNPVWDNYPSAMIRKVAEVIVLKRQFNISGLVTQEEMPAQYTLEYDDPNLKRIEPNPDKKQTAIDPKQEWKELSHAIKEKREILGLNGEQMKVVSTDELGLSANPASWSIADLKKVIGYLDQKINALEHSKSSNEQDMQNDFNSVLEEEQHDK; from the coding sequence ATGTCCGAACAAGAACATCAGAACAATGCAAGGAATGAACTTGTCGGTGCAGAGAAACATGAATTGCAGAATAAGCCGAATGGGGCATTACTTCAATTCTCGCCCGAAAAAGTGCAAGTTCTAAAAAACACAGTTGCCAAGGGAGCCACCGACGATGAATTAGAGATGTTTTTACATCTTGCCTCACGTTATCAACTGGATCCATTCGCAAAAGAAATATGGTTTTTAAAACGTCCTAAAAAGGTCAAAGACAGTCGAGGGAATTGGGACTACAAACGATTGCCGAGCGGTGAAATTGATTATGAGGGTGTAGAGCCCATTATCATGACGAGCCGTGATGGTTATGTCAAAGTAGCTCAAACTGACCCCGATTTCGAAGAGTTAAACAGCTTTGAAATTCGCTCAAAGGACAAGTTTAGTTTTAATCCTATGACAAAAGAGATCCAACACGAATTAGGAGCAGAACGAGGGCATATCACGGGTGCTTGGGCCATATGCAAGCGCAAGGGAAGAGAACCGGCTATGATCGTGGTTGATTTCCAAGAGTATAAGAATGCAGCTGGTAAAAATCCAGTATGGGATAACTACCCTTCAGCAATGATTCGCAAGGTAGCCGAAGTGATTGTGCTCAAACGTCAATTCAATATCTCAGGTTTAGTTACACAAGAAGAGATGCCGGCGCAATACACGCTGGAATACGACGATCCCAATCTCAAACGCATAGAACCGAATCCTGATAAAAAACAAACAGCAATTGACCCGAAACAAGAATGGAAAGAATTATCTCACGCCATTAAGGAAAAACGCGAGATTCTTGGTCTAAACGGAGAGCAAATGAAGGTTGTCAGTACAGATGAATTAGGACTATCAGCAAACCCAGCGTCATGGTCCATCGCTGATTTAAAAAAAGTCATAGGTTATTTAGATCAAAAAATCAACGCGCTCGAACATAGCAAATCTAGTAATGAGCAAGATATGCAAAATGATTTCAATAGTGTACTAGAGGAGGAACAACATGATAAATAG
- a CDS encoding helix-turn-helix domain-containing protein, with the protein MEIGAVLKKMRMRAGYNQEQLAHELNMTQSTISKLERNRKVADFQTVMRWADTTCAKDIIIAFMLNTDVATVAHGLLQILGGLSLWTLYF; encoded by the coding sequence GTGGAGATTGGTGCCGTTTTAAAGAAAATGAGGATGAGGGCAGGATACAACCAAGAGCAACTAGCACACGAATTAAATATGACGCAAAGCACAATTAGTAAATTAGAAAGAAACAGAAAAGTAGCAGATTTTCAAACAGTAATGCGGTGGGCTGACACTACTTGTGCAAAAGACATAATTATTGCATTCATGCTGAATACAGATGTCGCAACAGTTGCTCATGGTCTATTGCAGATACTGGGTGGTTTAAGTTTATGGACTTTGTATTTTTAG